One genomic window of Eptesicus fuscus isolate TK198812 chromosome 6, DD_ASM_mEF_20220401, whole genome shotgun sequence includes the following:
- the TICAM1 gene encoding TIR domain-containing adapter molecule 1: MACTGPSLSSAFRILGSAGQDKLLYLKHKLKTLRPGWRGADLLHAMVLLTLGQETEARISLEALQADAVARLVARQWAGMDSGAEATEEPPDVSWAVARLYHLLAEEKLCPAPMRDVAYRAALCVFSSRDDPQLGELQEEARDRCGWDMVGDLGHFQPLHSALGCLPPSSASPSGTRSQPQPIEDPSGWSRGCSLRSTGSPVSLASNLEISQSPTMALLSQHRSPPGPSKLCEEPPVPEPVPAAFQEPEEMSWPTSEEMADTLVPSTSPAPRLPEVTLDASPAGLSNAAEAPGTSTHYPVECTEVSPAPKSLPSPPRNTCPVEDQVPLQIPVEGTTSPAAQPCPPTSSAPKTSPPNPSLPTPPSAHPASSSPCPPSPELEFEPSEQKFYNFVVLHAKADEHIALRVREKFEALGVPDGATFCEDFQVPGRSSLCCLQDAIDHSAFTILLLTANFDCCLSQHQLSQSLMSSLTRPGWQDCVVPFLPLESSRSQLSPHAASLLAGLVWLDEHSPIFARRVANTFKPHKLRARKANWRKEQDARALRERRQHLEGERQRAAAVSAAYSTCVQAYASWQAQMEQLQAAFRNHMTFGTQLPSGAQGPYGGPGPLGAQPPFPTWPSYPPPPTLPPWLVGTPSPTFPQPPAFAPASPVPPQSPGLQPLIIHHAQMVQLGLNNHMWSQRGAPAPEDQTREAEWPSDKA, translated from the coding sequence ATGGCCTGCACGGGCCCGTCGCTCTCCAGCGCCTTTCGCATTCTAGGCAGCGCAGGCCAGGACAAGCTCCTGTATCTTAAGCACAAGCTGAAGACCCTGCGCCCCGGCTGGCGGGGGGCGGACCTCCTGCACGCCATGGTGCTCCTGACCCTGGGCCAGGAAACCGAGGCCAGGATCTCCCTGGAGGCCCTGCAGGCAGACGCGGTGGCCCGGCTTGTGGCCCGCCAGTGGGCTGGCATGGACAGCGGTGCCGAGGCCACGGAGGAGCCCCCCGACGTCTCCTGGGCCGTGGCCCGGCTGTACCACCTGCTCGCCGAGGAGAAGCTGTGCCCGGCCCCAATGCGGGACGTGGCCTACCGGGCAGCCCTCTGCGTTTTCAGCTCCAGGGATGACCCCCAGCTCGGGGAGCTCCAGGAGGAGGCCCGGGACCGGTGCGGGTGGGACATGGTTGGGGACCTGGGACACTTCCAGCCGCTCCACTCTGCCCTGGGCTGCCTCCCGCCCTCCTCCGCATCACCCTCTGGGACGCGCAGCCAGCCTCAGCCCATCGAGGACCCCTCGGGCTGGAGCAGAGGATGCTCCCTCAGGTCCACCGGCAGCCCGGTTTCCCTGGCCAGCAACTTGGAAATCAGCCAGTCGCCCACCATGGCCCTCCTCAGCCAGCACCGCAGCCCCCCTGGCCCCAGCAAGCTGTGTGAGGAGCCCCCGGTGCCCGAGCCCGTCCCCGCAGCCTTCCAGGAGCCCGAGGAGATGAGCTGGCCCACGTCGGAGGAGATGGCTGACACCCTGGTGCCATCAACTAGCCCAGCCCCCAGGCTTCCTGAGGTGACCTTGGATGCAAGCCCTGCTGGCCTGTCCAACGCCGCTGAGGCCCCAGGCACCAGCACCCACTACCCAGTGGAATGTACGGAAGTGTCACCAGCCCCCAAAtctctcccctcgccccccagaAACACCTGCCCTGTCGAGGACCAGGTGCCACTACAAATTCCCGTTGAAGGTACTACTTCCCCAGCAGCCCAGCCGTGCCCACCAACCTCCTCAGCCCCCAAGACGTCCCCTCCCAATCCTTCCCTCCCGACTCCTCCTTCCGCTCACCCGGCCTCCTCCAGCCCGTGTCCCCCTTCTCCCGAGCTCGAGTTCGAGCCGTCCGAGCAGAAATTCTACAACTTCGTGGTCCTGCACGCCAAGGCGGACGAGCACATTGCCCTGCGTGTCCGGGAGAAGTTCGAGGCCCTGGGTGTGCCCGACGGAGCCACCTTCTGCGAGGATTTCCAGGTGCCCGGGCGCAGCAGTCTGTGCTGCCTGCAGGACGCCATCGACCACTCGGCCTTCACCATCCTGCTGCTCACGGCCAACTTCGACTGCTGCCTGAGCCAGCACCAGCTGAGCCAGTCGCTGATGAGCAGCCTCACGCGGCCAGGGTGGCAAGACTGCGTGGTCCCTTTCCTGCCCCTGGAGAGCTCCCGGTCCCAGCTCAGTCCCCACGCGGCCAGCCTGCtcgccgggctggtgtggctggacGAGCACTCCCCGATCTTTGCCAGAAGGGTGGCCAACACCTTCAAGCCTCATAAGCTCCGGGCTCGCAAGGCCAACTGGAGGAAGGAGCAGGATGCCCGGGCCCTGCGGGAGCGGCGCCAGCACCTGGAGGGGGAGCGGCAGCGGGCGGCCGCGGTGAGCGCCGCGTACTCGACCTGCGTCCAGGCCTACGCGTCCTGGCAGGCGCAGATGGAGCAGCTCCAGGCAGCTTTCAGGAACCACATGACATTTGGGACTCAGTTGCCCTCTGGGGCTCAGGGGCCCTATGGGGGCCCGGGGCCCCTGGGAGCCCAGCCACCCTTTCCCACCTGGCCCAGCtatccgccaccacccaccctgcctccctggctggtTGGCACCCCCAGCCCAACCTTCCCGCAGCCTCCGGCCTTCGCGCCGGCCTCGCCTGTGCCCCCTCAGAGCCCCGGGCTGCAGCCCCTCATCATCCACCACGCACAGATGGTGCAGCTGGGGCTCAACAACCACATGTGGAGCCAGAGGGGGGCCCCGGCGCCCGAGGATCAGACACGGGAGGCGGAATGGCCGAGTGACAAAGCCTGA